The sequence below is a genomic window from Prunus dulcis unplaced genomic scaffold, ALMONDv2, whole genome shotgun sequence.
ACGCCGTGGAGAATTTAAAAGTTTCATAGCTGAATGTGAGTCATTGAGAAATATCAGGCATCGAAATCTCGTGAAGATTATAACCGCTTGCTCAAGTGTTGATTTTCGTGGTAATGATTTTAAGGCACTGGTTTATCAGTTCATGGACAATGGGAGTTTAGAGGAGTGGTTGCATCCAACTACTGGAGAAGAGGTAAGAGGTCATGCACCCAAGAATTTGAATCTTCTTCAGAGGTTAGACATCGTTATTCATGTTGCATGTGCATTGGATTATCTCCATAATCATTGCGAAACGCCAATAGTTCATTGTGATCTCAAGCCAAGCAATGTTCTTTTGGACAACGAGTTGATTGGACATGTTTCTGAATTTGGACTAGCAAGAATTCTCTCACAAATATCCAACAATGATATTTCAGCAAATCAGATAAGTTCCATTGGAATAAGAGGAACGGTTGGTTACGCTGCTCCAGGTTAATATCTCCATCCCATTCCCATCCCAAGTGCTTCATTAATTATTTCATTAACACATGTTGTgagattaattaatatttcatGATGTTTGAGCTGCAGAGTATGGCTTGGGAAGCGAGGTGTCAATAAATGGAGATGTATATAGCTTCGGCATTCTCGTTTTAGAGATGTTTACAGGGAAGAGACCAACGGACAACATGTTTAGTGGAGACTTGAACCTTCATAATTTCGTGAAGATGAGCTTCCCAGACCGAGTTGGAGAGATTGCAGAATCATCATTTTTTCAAGGAGGCACCGACGAGACTCCCGATCAATATAGGGTGAGAGTCCAAAAACTCTAAGTGTGCTTGGGTTCGATATTCAGAATTGGAATTGAGTGTTCTGCTGAATCCCCAACAGATCGCCTCAAGAATATTGGTGATGTTGTGTCTGATATGTATTCTGTTAGGAACATTCTTATGGGCTAGGAactattttcatctttttggGCCTACGAGGCCCCGTGATTTCTATTTGTAATTGAACTCTTTCcgtataaaaattaaaaaaataaaaaaataaacccatTACACAATTATTTCTTCTAGATCTGACCCGAATGTTCATCAGCTGACGTACGAGGTAATGTAAAAAAGTCGAATGGTATTATCATTCGAGCATATAATTGTCATATTCCATGTTTTGTTTCACATGTCTTGTTGAAATATTTCTTCCCTCTcctgaaaaattaattaaataaaacagtCGTtggaaataaagaaactctctgagaacaataaaataatgttattCAAATTCCTTCATCATGTCATGCATATAAAGTAGTTTGTCATGCTTGAACTTAGAGCACTTTTACCTATTTGTCATGACAAAAGATAAGGGGAGGCAAATGCTGTTACTATTCATGTAAATGGTAATAGCCCTTGCAAAAGGTTTGTAGTGTTTCCACTTATTGCCGTgacaaccactattcacatgagatgtGAGGAGATGAATTTATATAGAATTTTGGTGTGAGAAGTGAAGACTAtgactaagtatttatttaaaaaaaatcttaaatttttagtattttttcagatttttttgttaattttttattgctgacgtcagcaaactCAGGCAACACCCAAGTCATTCTTGCCTTTAGGCTGACCCGATTTGCAAAGATCCACAAGCTGCCATGGCTGTAGAAGCCCACTGGAACGTTAAATAAGGGCTTGGGCCCACTGTTGCCCAGGTTGGGGATGAAcgctggaagtgctcttaggAGGTGTGGCTGCGTGAATGTTTCTTCCCCCTTTTCTCTGACTTGTTGGCTCCCATACATAGGCATGGGAAAACCCACCTACGAAAGTATGGGCCTTGCCCTCACCCATTAGTTGTGAGGCCAATCTCCCCCTCATCAAAATGGGGAGTTTGGTTGTGCAGTTGTAGGGAGGTTAGAATGATGGGTTATTTTGAGGGGTTATAATGAAGGGGTCTTTAATGTCGTTCGATTTAGTGCAGAGTTATTATTGTATTGAGGGATTGAATTCCCTCATTATAACTCATCAACATAACCCCTCATTATAAAAGCTCCCATGAAATTAACCCTTATTTCAATTAAACCTGTTACAATAATTCAACAGAAACAAGAAATAGATCCATCAACGAAGTCGAGTCCTGTATGCTGATAAGTCATTTTCTTCCTTATTCTTTCCAGAATATTTTGGCTaccaattctttctttttttcaatcagTATTTATTGTGATTTACGAAAAAGCCTTTAACAGCTAGAATATACAACatttatttctataaataatatatatatatatatatatatatatatatatataacccctgaatatgagaaaatgaattttatttatttatttaagaaagCTGACTTTAAAAGTCGAGAAGAAAAGCACAAAGTCATTGCAAGTCGCAAATCTGCTCCAATCGATAGCTATAAAATTCCAAACACAATACTGCAATTGATTGATATTGTAGTCTTCAGCCGAATTGATCAGGAAAATACCCAATTGATTGCGATATATTTTGATTTACGAATGGGCTtggttgtttaattttcttcaatCTTGGGGTTACAATTTACAATACCCATCTTCAATTACCATACATTTAAAGTAAATAAGAAgcccaaagaaagaaagaaaaaaagagagacaGCAGGGACACAAACGAagaactgagagagagagatgacaTATCCATAAACATTGAATTAGTTTAGATTAGATGGTCTAGATTTTATGAAATGCGGGTATATACACCATCCCTAAATACAGAGACTTGAGATTCTTCTTATATCTCCAGAATATTATGACAAACAAACTTGACAAGTCAAGCCTGTCGGCCCAAGAAATTACTGTGACCAAAGGAACCACGTACACAAGTGAACAACAACATTGGTATGGCCTTGGCCATGGCATTTGTTTCCACTCACAAGTCTTTGTTTAAAGTCTTCTCTTTCATCAATTTCCTGGCATTAGTAAGAAACACCATGCTAGCTATCGTGTAGACTTGACTTAAGCTTAGATATGTTAATGTCATCAAAGTTGTTCAAAAGTTccaattataaattaattagctTGGACCGTTGGTGGAAATGTATATGAGTGAATAGTTGACAAATTTTGTATTGTTGCTGGGGCTGTTTTCACTCAGCTTCCTTCCTACCTCTCAGCCATATGTTTTCAAGAGATTATACCCTCTGAAAACTTTCTTCTACTGTTTTGAAATGGTCTTGGTCCTTGGAGTTTTCTAGCATTAATTTGTGTAATTGTTATTTGCGAAGCAAGTCAACAGGGGTTGTCCATATCTTggactaattaattaatcattcCTCCAGAAATTGGGCATTTGCGTAGATTGCACGTTTTACGTTTAGATAATAACTCAATATAACTAGTTATCACGATAAACTGTAATACAACACATCTAGAAAAGATTGCTGATAATTGTTGTAAAAGAATAAACATGTGGAGCCCACTAACTATTTATTACTATTCATTTGGAGACTTTTGGTAGAGTTTGTCtgtcacgggtgaatagtgaatagtgatgaatagtgattatttcagcctataaataagaagagaaacggaaagagaagaggggagaaaataaaggaaaggaaagaaagagagaggaagagaaagaaaggaagagagaaaaagagagcagAAAGAAATTCtcaaagagagaggaaaatcagtgagccacatatattgtaaacactaaagttgtagccctattattttacatagtggaaaagttactgctgcttctctccgaggacgtaggcatagccgaacctcgttaaatgctgtgtctcatctactttatgTGCAACTCAATATCCGCATATATTccaggttattttataacacgttatcagcaccaTTTCTCTATCTCTAAAATACAGAGCAATCCTCTGCTTTCAACAACAATTTCCTCTTTCCTAAAACGCTTGTTTTAGAAACCCACCAAACCAATACCAATTCCTTTACCTGTAAAGGAGTTCTCAGCTATGCAAAGCTTTTGCAGCTCTTGTTCTTACAATTATTACCCTCTGGAGGTCTCTGGAGTTAACACTTTCCATGAAGCTCAGAACCTCACAACCACACCCAATTCCTACCCAGTAGCTGCAGGCCATGACGAAACAAATCATGTTGCTCTCGGGTGTTGAGAATTGCACCGACTGTGAACAGCACACTGCCAATCAAGAAGGGGATGTGCACACTCTGTTGCAGGATTTGGACATGCCCATCCGCTCTCTCATAGATTTGGCACGAGTTGTGGATCGTACCCAGCAACCACAAAACAGAGGCAACAACAAAGACTGCCTCGATCATGGTGGTTTCCCTAGCCGAGTTCGCATGATCTGTTCCTTCAATGGCCactcatcttcatcatcttcgcATATGCTGTCACAGACAAAGGATCAAGCAGGCCTGTGGCTTCATGATCAAGCAGGCCTGTGGCTTCATCTCTTTTCCTTCTGCAAAGAACTGATTTAGAACACATCAAACAGATCATGGTGTTGCCTGAGAGATCACCAGCACGACCATCGGCTCGGAGCCGAATACCACTTCTCGACAAAGTTCTTCCATGGCGGCTGGGCACTTCG
It includes:
- the LOC117613114 gene encoding probable LRR receptor-like serine/threonine-protein kinase At3g47570 produces the protein MVLSYFFLCSSRKNAKEISLSTLAKSILQVSYNTLSKATDGFSSTNLIGRGSFGSVYKGVLAYDDITDQLVAVKVFNLSRRGEFKSFIAECESLRNIRHRNLVKIITACSSVDFRGNDFKALVYQFMDNGSLEEWLHPTTGEEVRGHAPKNLNLLQRLDIVIHVACALDYLHNHCETPIVHCDLKPSNVLLDNELIGHVSEFGLARILSQISNNDISANQISSIGIRGTVGYAAPEYGLGSEVSINGDVYSFGILVLEMFTGKRPTDNMFSGDLNLHNFVKMSFPDRVGEIAESSFFQGGTDETPDQYRVRVQKL